The genomic DNA GCGACTTCCGCATTATTCATAGCAGAAATCAAAACTTCTGTTGGAGTCAAACTTAATTTAACAGCTGGGTTCTTGTCGAGAATTTGGGATACGCGATCAAGTGCAGAATAGAACTCGTCACGTGGCATAGTGACGTGATTTTCAAAACCAGGTGGCATCACCATGCGGTAGTTAGGAAAATTACCTTCTAGTAATTTCGTTTGAAAAACCACATCATCCGTACTAAAAACAGCGTGTGTATCACCCAAAGAAACTTTCACATCGCTACTACCTTCCAAAACCTTAGGAAGTTCTTGCGCAGCTTTAAGAGGTAAAATTGAATCGCTATCAAGCGAACTATCTGAACCGATTACCGTTTCCACGAGAGCCATACGACGACCATCAGTAGCAACAGTTGTAAAAGTACCGTCAGTAATTGTTAATAATAAGCCAGTCATTGGTGCTTTTGCTTCTTCAGTAGAAACCGCGTAAGAACATTTGCAATATTACCACAAAGCTGTGAAGTACTGATCATAAATTCACGACGACTTTCTTCGCGACCTTCAATCGGAAACTGTAAAGGATCTAAACTTTGGAGACTAAAAGCATTTCGAGCGCAAACGACATTCACCATACCACGCTCATCCAAACTCACTGATACGTCACCATTTGGCAAACGCTGTACAAGCTGAGAAAGAATTTTTGCCGAAACAGTCGCTTTACCTTCTTGCTCAATATTCGCTTCCAAAGTCAGCGTGATCGTCTGGTCGAGGCCAGTCGCTGTAATCACTAAATGGTTAGCTTGAACATCCAAAAGGAAGTGGCCCATAATAGACACAGTTGGACGGGCAGAAATAACGCTACCTGCTTTTTTAACAGCGTTGTTTAAACGATCTCTTTCAATAGTGAACTTCATTAATTTACCTTAAAATTTAATCAAAAAAATATGCATCCAAAGTACAAGAGTTACACACTTCTTTCAAGTAACTTTTTAAGCTAAATGAAATTCCTTTTGATTGTTCTTTATGATGCAGGGGTGTATCATTCACCAAAGTCTTTTTTGACCTTTAATAAGGCTCTTCAATACAAGGAAATAATTTTGAAAACTCACGCCATTTTTACCGGCAGCGAATTGCTCTCAGGGCAAACGCTCAATTCAAACATCTTAAGTCTCGGCAGAAAATGGACTGAAATGGGTTGGAAACTCGAATCCAGCAGCATCATCCCAGACGACCCGCAACTTATTAAAAAGGCTCTTACACTCTCATTAGAGAACCATGAATTAACCATTATATGCGGTGGACTTGGCGCAACTAGCGATGACATCACCCGGCGCTCTGTAGCAGAAGCCCTGAAACTCAAAATCAATTATTCCGAAAAAATCCGAGCTGAACTCGAAGAGTTTATGGCCAAGCGCCAAAGAATACCACAGGAACAATGGCTCAAAAACCAGTCCGAACATATTGAATCTGCCAAACTCCTCGACAATCGCACCGGCTTAGCTCATGGCCAACTCATAAAATATGGATCAAAACTCATTGCACTGCTCCCTGGCCCCCCGTCGGAATTCACTCCGATGCTGGAACAAGAATTAGTCCCACTCATTAACAGCAAAAGAAGTTTCACTCAACTCAATTACATCATTGCCGGTGAAACTGAATCTTCAGTCGAACGTCGTTGTGCAGAAATCAAAAGCGAATTCCCACAAGTTGACTACGGCTTTTGTGCCCAACCAGGTATTGTAAAACTTTCTTTGCGACTTCCGCAAAACATCGACGCAAAAAAAATTACAAAGCTTTGTGAGAAAAGTTTCCCCATCGAAATACTTTCGACTCCAAGCCTGCCCGAAGAAATACTTCAGCTTGCTCGCCAAAGAAACTGGACTTTCGCCTCCGCTGAGTCATGCACAGGTGGCCTCGTCAGTTCTGCCTTAACTGCCATACCCGGAAGTTCAGATGTTTTAGCAGGCGCAATTGTTTCTTATTCCTGCGACTGGAAAAACAAATACCTAAAAGTCAAGAAAAGCATCCTTAATAAATTTGGTGCTGTCAGCGAAGAGTGCGCCCACGCCATGGCCGAAGGCTTACGCGAAAAGTTTAAAGTCGAATGCGGAGTTGCCATCACTGGCATTGCGGGTCCCGGAGGCGGAAGCGATGAAAAACCAGTCGGACTTGTTTACATAGCTAGCTTCATACCAAACGACATACTTGTGGAAAAATGCTTATTTCGCGGAGACCGCAATCTTGTACGTCAACACAGCGTAAGTCACGCACTCAATCAATTAAGGCTACAAATTAATAGCCATAAATTTACTAGATAATAATTGACACTAACAAATATATGCCTATATTTTATTAGTTAGTAAAAAAATCAAGCCCAACGAGGAGAATAGTCATGGCTAAGAAAGATACAGAAAAAACAGACCGCGATCGCAACTTAAACCTTGCCATCAGCCAAATCAATAAAGAATTCGGCAATGGCGCCATTATGAAACTTGGCGACAAGCCACACTCAGATGTGTCCGTCATCTCAACTGGCGCACTCTCACTCGATATGGCTCTAGGTGTTTACGGCATGCCACGTGGACGTGTCGTCGAAATCTATGGCCCAGAATCGTCCGGTAAGACTTCTGTCTGTCTACACGTCGTTGCCAATGCTCAAAAATCTGGTGGCACATGTGCTTTCATCGATACTGAACATGCTCTCGACCCTCAATACGC from Lentisphaera araneosa HTCC2155 includes the following:
- a CDS encoding DNA polymerase III subunit beta → MTGLLLTITDGTFTTVATDGRRMALVETVIGSDSSLDSDSILPLKAAQELPKVLEGSSDVKVSLGDTHAVFSTDDVVFQTKLLEGNFPNYRMVMPPGFENHVTMPRDEFYSALDRVSQILDKNPAVKLSLTPTEVLISAMNNAEVAESPIPASYEGENLDLSFNASFLIDPLRHLECNKLTLRFNDRLSPTGLYGDEGFLYVIMPLRHN
- a CDS encoding DNA polymerase III subunit beta, yielding MKFTIERDRLNNAVKKAGSVISARPTVSIMGHFLLDVQANHLVITATGLDQTITLTLEANIEQEGKATVSAKILSQLVQRLPNGDVSVSLDERGMVNVVCARNAFSLQSLDPLQFPIEGREESRREFMISTSQLCGNIANVLTRFLLKKQKHQ
- a CDS encoding nicotinamide-nucleotide amidohydrolase family protein translates to MKTHAIFTGSELLSGQTLNSNILSLGRKWTEMGWKLESSSIIPDDPQLIKKALTLSLENHELTIICGGLGATSDDITRRSVAEALKLKINYSEKIRAELEEFMAKRQRIPQEQWLKNQSEHIESAKLLDNRTGLAHGQLIKYGSKLIALLPGPPSEFTPMLEQELVPLINSKRSFTQLNYIIAGETESSVERRCAEIKSEFPQVDYGFCAQPGIVKLSLRLPQNIDAKKITKLCEKSFPIEILSTPSLPEEILQLARQRNWTFASAESCTGGLVSSALTAIPGSSDVLAGAIVSYSCDWKNKYLKVKKSILNKFGAVSEECAHAMAEGLREKFKVECGVAITGIAGPGGGSDEKPVGLVYIASFIPNDILVEKCLFRGDRNLVRQHSVSHALNQLRLQINSHKFTR